From the Lolium rigidum isolate FL_2022 chromosome 2, APGP_CSIRO_Lrig_0.1, whole genome shotgun sequence genome, one window contains:
- the LOC124691771 gene encoding glyceraldehyde-3-phosphate dehydrogenase GAPCP1, chloroplastic-like codes for MAAPSVSIRASASTVAGSRAAADPAKVSCVRSTGSARFGCSFPSIAASSSSARSIEPLRAVATQAPPAVPQYSTGEKTKVGINGFGRIGRLVMRIATSRDDIEVVAVNDPFVDAKYMAYMFKYDSTHGPFKGSIKVVDDSTLEINGKKITITSKRDPADIPWGNFGAEYVVESSGVFTTIEKASVHLKGGAKKVVISAPSADAPMFVVGVNEMSYDPKMNVVSNASCTTNCLAPLAKVVHEEFGILEGLMTTVHATTATQKTVDGPSMKDWRGGRGAGQNIIPSSTGAAKAVGKVLPELNGKLTGMAFRVPTPNVSVVDLTCRLEKSASYDDVKAAIKAASEGALKGILGYTDEDVVSNDFVGDTRSSIFDANAGMGLSSSFMKLVSWYDNEWGYSNRVLDLIAHMALVTAKH; via the exons ATGGCGGCGCCCTCCGTCTCCAtccgcgcctccgcctccaccgtcgccggatcccgcgccgccgccgatcccgccAAG GTGTCATGCGTGAGGAGCACGGGTTCAGCTCGTTTCGGCTGCAGCTTCCCCTCCATCGCGGCTTCCTCTTCGTC TGCCAGGAGCATCGAGCCACTTAGAGCGGTTGCTACACAGGCGCCCCCTGCCGTCCCAC AATATTCAACTGGGGAGAAGACCAAGGTTGGCATCAATG GGTTTGGACGGATTGGGAGATTGGTCATGAGAATTGCAACCAGTAGAGATGACATTGAAGTCGTGGCTGTCAATGATCCTTTTGTTGATGCTAAGTACATG GCGTATATGTTCAAGTATGACTCCACCCATGGCCCATTTAAAGGATCCATTAAGGTTGTGGATGATTCAACCCTGGAGATCAATGGGAAGAAAATCACAATCACAAGCAAAAG AGACCCCGCAGATATTCCTTGGGGTAACTTTGGAGCTGAATATGTTGTTGAATCTTCTGGTGTTTTTACGACGATCGAGAAAGCATCAGTACACTTGAAG GGTGGTGCTAAGAAGGTGGTGATATCTGCTCCATCTGCAGATGCTCCCATGTTTGTAGTTGGTGTAAATGAGATGAGCTACGATCCCAAGATGAATGTTGTTTCTAATGCAAGCTGTACCACCAACTGCCTTGCTCCTCTTGCCAAG GTTGTTCATGAAGAATTTGGCATTCTTGAAGGTCTCATGACAACTGTTCACGCTACCACAG CCACCCAAAAGACTGTTGATGGTCCTTCAATGAAAGATTGGAGAGGCGGACGTGGTGCTGGCCAAAACATAATTCCTAGCTCTACTGGGGCAGCAAAG GCTGTTGGGAAAGTCCTCCCTGAGCTAAATGGAAAGCTTACTGGCATGGCTTTCCGAGTTCCAACACCAAATGTCTCTGTGGTCGACTTGACCTGCCGGCTTGAGAAAAGTGCCTCATATGATGATGTGAAAGCAGCCATCAA GGCGGCATCAGAGGGTGCACTGAAAGGCATTCTCGGCTACACAGATGAGGATGTGGTATCCAATGATTTTGTTGGTGATACAAG GTCAAGCATATTTGATGCTAATGCCGGCATGGGACTGAGTTCTTCCTTCATGAAGCTCGTGTCGTGGTATGACAACGAGTGGGGCTACAG CAACCGAGTTCTGGATCTGATAGCCCACATGGCTCTTGTCACTGCCAAGCACTGA
- the LOC124691773 gene encoding cation-transporting ATPase HMA5-like produces MAHLQLTALAGGRDDDMEEVALLGPHGGAAGEVEAGVRRVQVRVTGMTCSACTGAVEAAVSARRGVRTVAVSLLQNRARVAFDPALAKEEDIVEAIEDAGFEAEILPDSAVSQPKSQKALSGQFRIGGMTCAACVNSVEGILKKLPGVKRAVVALATSLGEVEYDPTAISKDEIVQAIEDAGFEAALLQSSEQDKALLGLAGLRTERDVDLLHGILKKTEGLRQFDVNSAQTEVEITFDPEVVGLRSIVDTIEMESSGRLKAHVQNPYVRSASNDAHEASKMLHLLRSSLFLSIPVFFMRMVCPHIPFLNSFLLMHCGPFRIGDLLKWMLVSIVQFVIGKKFYVAAYRALRHGSTNMDVLVVLGTTASYVYSVCALLYGAFTGFHPPMYFETSAMIITFVLFGKYLEVLAKGRTSDAIKKLVELVPATAILLLKYKDGKYDGEKEIDALLIHPGDVLKVLPGSKIPADGVVTWGKSHVDESMVTGESLPISKEVSSSVIGGTMNLHGILHIQAAKVGSGTVLSQIISLVETAQMSKAPIQKFADYVAGIFVPIVITLSFLTFCTWFVCGSLGAYPNSWVSETSNCFVFSLMFSISVVVIACPCALGLATPTAVMVATGVGANHGVLVKGGDALERAQNVKYVIFDKTGTLTQGKATVTTTKVFSGMDVGDFLTLVASAEASSEHPLAKAILDYAFHFHFFGKFPSSKGDVKKRKEDVFSEWLLEVADFSALPGKGIQCWINGKKILVGNRTLISENGVNIPEEAESFLVDMELNAKTGILVAYDGDFIGLVGVTDPLKREAAVVIEGLKKMGIYPVMVTGDNWRTALAVAKEVGIEDVRAEVMPAGKADVIRSFQKDGSVVAMVGDGINDSPALAAADVGMAIGAGTDIAIEAADYVLVRNNLEDVITAIDLSRKTFSRIRWNYFFAMAYNIVAIPVAAGALFPFTGLQMPPWLAGACMAFSSVSVVCSSLLLRRYRKPRLTTVLQITVE; encoded by the exons ATGGCCCACCTCCAGCTCACGGCGCTCGCCGGCGGCCGCGACGACGACATGGAGGAGGTCGCGCTGCTGGGGCCccacggcggcgcggcgggggaGGTGGAGGCGGGCGTGCGGCGGGTCCAGGTGCGGGTCACGGGCATGACCTGCTCCGCCTGCACGGGCGCCGTCGAGGccgccgtctccgcccgccgcggCGTGCGGACCGTCGCCGTCTCGCTGCTCCAGAACCGCGCCCGCGTCGCCTTCGACCCCGCGCTCGCCAAG GAAGAAGACATCGTGGAAGCAATAGAAGATGCTGGTTTCGAAGCGGAAATCCTCCCGGACTCTGCTGTGTCTCAGCCAAAGTCGCAGAAGGCTCTGTCAGGCCAATTTAGGATAGGGGGAATGACATGTGCTGCCTGTGTAAACTCAGTTGAAGGGATCTTAAAGAAGCTTCCAGGTGTGAAGAGAGCAGTTGTTGCATTAGCGACCTCATTAGGGGAGGTTGAGTACGACCCGACCGCCATTAGCAAAGATGAAATTGTTCAGGCCATCGAGGATGCTGGTTTCGAAGCTGCGCTGTTACAAAGTAGCGAGCAAGACAAGGCTTTGTTAGGCTTGGCAGGATTGCGTACTGAGAGAGATGTGGATTTACTGCATGGTATCCTGAAAAAAACAGAAGGCCTGCGGCAGTTTGATGTAAACTCTGCACAAACAGAAGTTGAAATTACATTTGATCCAGAAGTTGTTGGGTTGAGATCAATTGTGGATACTATTGAGATGGAAAGCAGTGGAAGACTGAAAGCCCATGTACAAAATCCATATGTACGGTCTGCTTCGAATGATGCGCACGAGGCTTCAAAAATGCTTCACCTCCTTCGCTCTAGCTTATTCCTAAGT ATTCCAGTATTTTTTATGCGCATGGTATGTCCTCACATACCTTTCCTGAACTCATTCCTACTCATGCACTGCGGTCCATTTCGGATAGGAGATCTGCTCAAGTGGATGCTGGTGAGCATTGTACAGTTTGTTATTGGCAAAAAATTCTACGTTGCAGCTTATAGGGCCCTTAGACATGGCTCTACAAATATGGATGTACTGGTTGTTCTTGGCACCACTGCGTCATATGTCTACTCAGTTTGTGCGCTTCTTTACGGGGCATTCACCGGATTTCATCCTCCGATGTATTTTGAGACAAGTGCAATGATTATTACATTTGTACTATTCGGGAAGTATCTTGAGGTGCTTGCTAAAGGAAGGACATCAGATGCAATTAAGAAACTTGTAGAGCTGGTCCCTGCTACAGCCATTTTGCTTCTGAAATACAAAG ATGGAAAATATGATGGCGAGAAAGAGATTGATGCATTGCTGATTCATCCTGGTGATGTCTTAAAAGTGCTGCCTGGTTCAAAGATTCCTGCTGATGGTGTTGTCACTTGGGGTAAAAGCCATGTTGACGAAAGTATGGTAACTGGTGAATCTCTACCTATTTCCAAGGAAGTATCCAGTTCAGTAATTGGAGGCACCATGAACCTACATGGCATCCTTCACATACAAGCGGCTAAAGTAGGATCAGGGACAGTTTTGAGCCAGATAATATCTCTGGTTGAGACTGCccagatgtccaaagcacctattCAGAAGTTCGCTGATTAT GTGGCAGGCATTTTTGTTCCTATTGTGATCACATTGTCCTTTCTGACGTTCTGTACATG GTTTGTATGTGGGTCTCTGGGGGCATATCCAAATTCATGGGTTTCAGAAACTAGCAATTGCTTTGTTTTCTCCCTTATGTTCTCCATCTCTGTTGTGGTAATTGCCTGTCCATGCGCTCTTGGTCTGGCAACACCAACTGCTGTTATGGTAGCAACTGGAGTTGGGGCCAATCATGGAGTACTTGTAAAGGGTGGAGATGCACTGGAGAGGGCTCAGAATGTTAAATATGTTATATTTGATAAAACTGGGACTCTGACGCAAGGAAAGGCCACTGTAACAACGACAAAAGTATTCTCGGGAATGGATGTTGGGGACTTCCTAACATTGGTAGCAtctgcagag gcAAGCAGTGAGCATCCACTTGCAAAAGCTATCTTGGACTATGCATTTCATTTCCATTTCTTTGGCAAATTCCCCTCATCAAAAGGTGAtgttaagaaaagaaaagaagatgtATTCTCTGAGTGGCTCTTGGAAGTCGCCGATTTTTCTGCCTTGCCTGGCAAAGGGATTCAATGTTGGATCAATGGAAAGAAAATTCTG GTGGGTAACCGTACTTTGATATCTGAAAATGGTGTAAACATTCCTGAAGAAGCTGAAAGTTTCTTAGTAGACATGGAACTAAACGCAAAGACAGGCATTCTTGTAGCATATGATGGCGACTTCATTGGCCTAGTGGGGGTAACTGATCCCTTGAAAAGGGAGGCTGCTGTAGTTATAGAAGGCCTAAAGAAGATGGGCATTTATCCAGTTATGGTCACAGGGGATAATTGGAGAACGGCACTGGCAGTTGCGAAGGAG GTTGGCATTGAAGATGTGAGAGCTGAGGTTATGCCAGCCGGAAAAGCTGACGTCATCCGCTCTTTCCAAAAGGATGGGAGCGTTGTTGCAATGGTTGGAGACGGTATCAATGACTCCCCTGCCCTAGCAGCAGCCGATGTGGGGATGGCCATTGGTGCAGGGACCGACATCGCCATTGAGGCCGCAGACTATGTGCTGGTGCGGAACAACCTTGAAGACGTCATCACAGCGATCGACCTCTCAAGGAAGACGTTCAGCCGAATCCGGTGGAACTACTTCTTCGCCATGGCATACAACATAGTCGCCATCCCCGTGGCGGCTggcgctctcttccccttcactggCCTCCAGATGCCACCGTGGCTGGCCGGCGCTTGCATGGCCTTCTCATCCGTTAGCGTAGTATGTTCCTCCCTGCTGTTGAGGAGATACAGAAAACCAAGACTTACCACCGTGTTGCAGATAACTGTAGAGTGA